The Thamnophis elegans isolate rThaEle1 chromosome 15, rThaEle1.pri, whole genome shotgun sequence genome includes a window with the following:
- the UBXN10 gene encoding UBX domain-containing protein 10, translating into MAAASPLTISPSERKVPFGIAKSPRWPPLPSVAMHVTRPKSAKGRTRSSLSYSQSLGAYSYQVPSSPQPVATPGEEAVSSRRAASSQLIQALPAEVPDLLQQVPTRTSSSLNKYRVLPSISRRERRMGTAEVMFEQAGQLPAGASEEEEVPKAPPPLLLEHKGGGGEYPQPPFTPLERPPPAKEREGRSAPTLALNLEEPREEPRLLLAIRSPSGERFERYFRPTDNLGTVVAVAEQKNTATYRRCRIGTVEVPRRTFSDLSRSLQDCAIHHKSVLCILLDEQQGEL; encoded by the coding sequence ATGGCAGCTGCCTCACCCCTGACCATCTCACCCTCTGAACGGAAGGTCCCCTTCGGCATTGCAAAGTCCCCCCGCTGGCCGCCACTCCCCAGCGTTGCTATGCATGTCACCCGGCCAAAGTCCGCCAAGGGGCGCACCCGGTCCAGCCTGAGCTATTCCCAGAGCCTGGGGGCCTACTCCTACCAAGTGCCATCATCCCCGCAGCCAGTCGCCACCCCCGGGGAGGAAGCGGTCAGCAGCCGGAGGGCAGCCTCCTCCCAGCTCATCCAGGCGCTCCCGGCCGAAGTGCCGGACCTCCTCCAGCAAGTGCCCACCAGGACCTCGTCTTCCCTCAACAAGTACCGGGTGCTGCCGTCCATCAGCAGGAGGGAACGGAGGATGGGCACCGCCGAAGTGATGTTCGAGCAGGCGGGTCAGCTCCCAGCCGGCGCCTCCGAGGAGGAAGAGGTGCCGAaggcccccccccctctcctgctGGAACACAAGGGGGGAGGCGGGGAGTACCCCCAGCCCCCCTTCACTCCCCTGGAGAGGCCTCCGCCGGCTAAAGAGAGGGAAGGACGCTCTGCCCCCACGCTGGCCCTCAACCTGGAGGAGCCCCGCGAGGAGCCCCGGCTGCTGCTGGCCATCCGCTCGCCTTCGGGGGAGAGGTTCGAACGCTACTTCCGGCCCACAGACAACCTGGGGACGGTGGTCGCCGTGGCCGAGCAGAAGAACACGGCCACCTACCGGCGCTGCAGGATCGGGACGGTGGAAGTGCCCCGCAGGACCTTCTCGGACCTCAGCCGGTCTCTGCAGGACTGCGCCATCCACCACAAATCCGTGCTGTGCATCCTGCTGGACGAGCAGCAGGGGGAGCTctga